The genomic stretch CAGCAGTCTACCTTCACAAAGCATGACTGTAACAAAGAGCACACACTGAGCATACACACAGGTTATCTTACCCCAGAAGCTGTGAGTATGAAtctgtcattaaaataaatcctaTTGACTTTTCATCCGAAACAAATACATCCCTACCTTCCTTGAAGCACAGTCTCTCAGTCAGATGACAACTTGTTTTCAGATGATAAATGTCCAACTACAGTCTTAACCACAGTGAGGAAAGGCACCTCTTAACCTTATTGCATGTTCAATCGATGCAGACTACCACATGTTTAGTTGTATGCAAAGggagtgcatgtgtgaaagggttGCTTTATACTACCCCAAGAGGAAGtggaaatgctttttttgtgtgtgtctctctccccAGTTCTGCAAACTTAACTCTGCACCTGGACTAATCATTAATATATTCCAACATATCATTCATCTTAGAATATTTTCACAGGACTTTGACAGGCTGAACATACCCCCCCTTCCAGTCTTAGTTAAGAAAATGATTCCTTTATCTCTCTTAAGACACATTAGGAGTCTTTGTTCTTGCTAGATAGAGTTAAGAGTGAAACATTATTAGAAAAAACGCACATGCTGTGAAAAGAAACCACTGACGTTTTGTTTCTTTGTAAGTGAAGCAGGTGTGTGATTGAGGTTAAGGAAAGCAGAAAAGAAAGTCATAAATGGCATTATTAAAAAACCAAGAAACAGAAAGTTTGACGTGTTCAGattcttgttttgtctccagTGGAGCTGTAATgctatctgtgtctgtgtaaagCAGAAGTGTGACTTCACGCTCAGTTGTGTAACCTCAACTAATCATTTCCTCCTTGAAACCGCGCCTATATATTCCTCAAACATGTTCGCTTAAGTGCGGGAGAAACACGTCTTTCACAAGTGGGGTCTAAAATCAGTATCGTAGTGAAAGTAATGGAAATTTATGGCCGGGATTTTTCCGAGTTGAGGGCACCGTGGATGTATAGTCTCTCGCTATACGTCTCGCTCCAGTTGAGACTCTTTAATTCAGACTTCTTCCGCTTGTGACAGGAAAGcccaacaaaaaatgttttattaatgataaGGCGAGTAAACCGAGACagatattacacacacatatgtcaACCTCGTGTATCATCTCGAATTGGCTGCAATTTATTGTTCCTTCATACAACTAAATTGgtcattttgaccttttcatggCCTATAAACCCCAAAACTGGAACAACTGAACCCTACCTGCAGTTTGATCTGtcacattttctaaaatattgTCTTGTCTAACACAATGATATAAACAGGTGATTTCACAGCTACAACGTTTAGAACAGGAGGACAGTTTGTTGGATAGCTGTTGATATTTTGTCTGCTGCTTGAGGTCTCGTATGAGTCAGGATACCTGACACAGGACTGCTGCTCAATAGTAATGATAGCACAAAGTGTAGAGTTACCGACCCGTTGCTGAGCAACATCCGATAACATTAAAGACAAGTTGAGATCAGGTTAGACAACTGTGTCTGATGTGCTTTTCCTTAAGTGTCACTGTCAAACTCATCGTTTGGAGATTTCAGGACCATGGACAGCGACTGGTCAGAGTGAACCGCTCCAGTCAGGCTAAAAGACTGCTTGTTTGTCtgcttgtttgcttgtttgtttgtttgtttgtttttttgtttgcagaGGTATTAAGTTAGGTTCGCGAGAAATATGGAGAAATGCTTCAGTGACAGCGAGGAATCTCAGAACACGTCTGTAACCTTGAATCGCTCTGTTTAGAGGATGTTCAGGAAGATAAATAATGTGTTCCGCCCCAATCACGGTGGACAGAAGGGGCGGGATGGTGGTGGGTTTTGGTCCGAGCAGGACTACCACAGCGCTTGCACCGTCAGGCTGGTACGCAGCACCTCCATGTTAGTGGTGGGAGAGAAAACTCAAGCGGCCGTGGGCTCGACTTTAAAACGGAGCAAAAGCACAGTGAGCATCGAGTCGACCTTGTACTATTATcagagacaggaggacaggataTGGCTTTACTCTCAGAACCAGAACTGTCTGGAGTACTTGGAAGCCCTTGTGGCTTTGAGGAGGCAATACACGAAGAGTGTCAATGACTTGAAAAGTAACGACACAAAGGCCACTGTGTCCTCAAAGAAGAAGCCTGCACCCCCGCCACCCAAGAAAGACTTGGTAAGCTTAAATCATCTTTTCAGGAACACATCGACGGGCAATATCAAAGACAAATGTTATCCCACTCTTCACAGATATCAAGAGCCAGACTCTCCACTCCTCCGGCCCCCAGCGAGCACGACACTTTGCAGTTTTTTGATGAGGTCATCGCGAGCTGCGACAGCGAGCCTCTCCGCAAACCTTACATGGATGATGGACATGCTGACGTGGACTTCATAGGTGACTTTAAAATCACTCTGCATAATACTAAACCTGCAATTACAGGCAAATcgaataaatgtattaaaccGTTATTTTCAACTGGGGTCAATAAGGGGACAAATAGTATACTatgaataacaataatatgCATATCCCCTCCAggcatataaaaatactctgcttggaacaataatgtgtatttatttattttttctaagaAAAAAGTGACTAAACTGTCAGGTTAAAACCCTTTAAATGACACTACTCCTTTGCCCTCATTTAAAATCCCAGAATCTGTGAAgatggaaatattttttatgtcagaagtttaactgctggatacaagatgtctccttcactgtaaagtccattgtcagtgtttgtgcactggaggcttcaaggtTTCCACAACACACTTGTACAAGTTAAATAGGCTACTGAATGGTTCCAAAGATGTTGCAATTAATTCTGTAAGCCCAACCtcttaaaatatgattttttatgatcacagagaaacttttcatttaaaatagatgaatgttaaaacagccttctagtgttaaactctgcacatacatcattccgtacagtgaagctcaaacatccaaatatGGGAACAAGGAGAAAAACTcatttttgagtggaagagGACTTTAATACTTAACCAATGCCTGAGTCTCGATGATttcatgaatgaattaatgtatAGTGTATCATGAATTCCTGCTGATCACCATTAACAAACTATCAAGTCACAGTGACTTTATGTTTTTAGTTTACACTTAGTaatttaattaatgttaattcatGGATACTTTGACTGTTAAAACATCATACAACCTGATCATGTACAATACACGTTAGTTTGAAAATCTGGTATGACCATCAGGTCATGCAGCAACAGGTCTATGTTTACACACCagtttgatcatttaaaaaaaaaacagctttataaAGCTGATCAAATGCACGGCTGTAAAATACCCTGTATTAAAACTGGAATTCAGCTAACTTGGTGGCATTTCAATTAGCTTAATGTATGAAGTAattatcattcattttctgCTATGAGTACTTCTACTCTTTATaactttttacttttgat from Scomber scombrus chromosome 13, fScoSco1.1, whole genome shotgun sequence encodes the following:
- the LOC133993454 gene encoding uncharacterized protein C13orf42, encoding MFRKINNVFRPNHGGQKGRDGGGFWSEQDYHSACTVRLVRSTSMLVVGEKTQAAVGSTLKRSKSTVSIESTLYYYQRQEDRIWLYSQNQNCLEYLEALVALRRQYTKSVNDLKSNDTKATVSSKKKPAPPPPKKDLISRARLSTPPAPSEHDTLQFFDEVIASCDSEPLRKPYMDDGHADVDFIVASSSAEHDLHSNWVLRVPRATDDSKQKEAHVCANESVLNKKNPSGSTSSRLRLQRNPIHLPKVVQSAFQTLRFKPKLKKQ